In Quercus lobata isolate SW786 chromosome 12, ValleyOak3.0 Primary Assembly, whole genome shotgun sequence, a genomic segment contains:
- the LOC115971841 gene encoding uncharacterized protein LOC115971841 isoform X1 yields the protein MQRQSLGSPVSKLHSHGGGSSKDADTPITDIDSNRIEDDDEEHKTTKLHRQSLSFTLSPPPKPEKFVHAIPILTLLCLLILYLCSHSPSQSDLAQFNGFKRPAQHIDSDKIDDVGRFIELQKSDVLAIRSLRNLQELRRKLRSPKSRLHRKHADF from the exons atGCAAAGACAGTCTCTGGGCTCACCTGTCTCAAAGCTCCACAGCCATGGTGGAGGATCCAGCAAGGACGCCGACACTCCCATCACCGATATTGACTCGAATCGCATAGAAGACGACGATGAGGAACACAAAACGACAAAGCTTCACCGTCAATCTTTGTCGTTTACATTATCTCCGCCTCCAAAACCCGAAAAGTTCGTCCACGCCATCCCCATCCTCACGCTCCTCTGCCTCCTCATCCTCTACCTCTGCTCCCACAGCCCCTCACAGTCAG ATTTGGCTCAATTCAATGGATTTAAGCGACCAGCTCAGCACATAG ATTCAGATAAGATTGACGATGTCGGGCGATTTATTGAGCTCCAAAAAAGCGATGTTTTGGCGATCCGAAGCCTCCGGAACTTGCAAGAGCTGCGAAGAAAACTACGCTCCCCCAAATCTCGCTTACACCGAAAACACGCCGATTTCTAA
- the LOC115971841 gene encoding uncharacterized protein LOC115971841 isoform X2, whose translation MQRQSLGSPVSKLHSHGGGSSKDADTPITDIDSNRIEDDDEEHKTTKLHRQSLSFTLSPPPKPEKFVHAIPILTLLCLLILYLCSHSPSQSDLAQFNGFKRPAQHIDKIDDVGRFIELQKSDVLAIRSLRNLQELRRKLRSPKSRLHRKHADF comes from the exons atGCAAAGACAGTCTCTGGGCTCACCTGTCTCAAAGCTCCACAGCCATGGTGGAGGATCCAGCAAGGACGCCGACACTCCCATCACCGATATTGACTCGAATCGCATAGAAGACGACGATGAGGAACACAAAACGACAAAGCTTCACCGTCAATCTTTGTCGTTTACATTATCTCCGCCTCCAAAACCCGAAAAGTTCGTCCACGCCATCCCCATCCTCACGCTCCTCTGCCTCCTCATCCTCTACCTCTGCTCCCACAGCCCCTCACAGTCAG ATTTGGCTCAATTCAATGGATTTAAGCGACCAGCTCAGCACATAG ATAAGATTGACGATGTCGGGCGATTTATTGAGCTCCAAAAAAGCGATGTTTTGGCGATCCGAAGCCTCCGGAACTTGCAAGAGCTGCGAAGAAAACTACGCTCCCCCAAATCTCGCTTACACCGAAAACACGCCGATTTCTAA